GGGGACTGTACTAATCAAATACCATTAACCATTAAACCTTATCCTATGAAAACATGAATTTAGGACATTTTGTAATATCCCAAAAATTTTGTGGAGTTGATAGTATGGTACATATCAGAAGAGTTGGAAAAAAGCGATCCTGAGTACATCTAAGGATGTACTTTTTTCTTCACATTAATCAATAAAAATGCACCAGGTATTCTGGTGCACAAATGTTTTATTTGATTTCTTACCAGGCGCACCAAGGCATGAATTGCCCTTGCTGGCAGGGAATAAATTGGTCACAACCCGCTGGTCTGTAATAAGTGCAGGTAGTTACAGGGGAATACTCGCAGACATAATCAATACCCAATCTACCAGCTGGATAGAAGTAATATCCCCAAGGGGTATTCATTTTATAATATTGCTCTTGCTGTGAGCAATAGGGTTGTGGAATACTGGCTAGTGATCCTGAAATAGAAATGGAGACGGCAGCTATCAGCAAACCCAATTTCATCTTTTTCATAGAATTTTAATTGGTTTAATGTCCGGAAAAGATACATTATACTAGCTACTTTTTTTCCGGCTTTATGTGGAATTCTATTGACAAAAAGCTTTCAATAAAAAAGAGCCATTTGATACAAATGGCTCGCCAGAAGGGCTGGATAAAGAAGTAGAGTGTAATTACTTAATTAAGTTGCCCAGCCTTTTTCAAGTTATATATTTTAGTTCGGTGTGTAAAAACCTACTCTGCATGGCTCAAATTGCTGTGTGAACGGGTTCAGAATGTATGTACAAGTTGCAGGGGCTCCACCAGCGCAATAGTAGTTGATTCCCCAGGTACCGGTCATAACATAGTTGCCTGGCGTGGGTTGATGATACTGTTGCTGATTATAACAATCAAACTTCTTCTTTGCTGCAAAAGAGCCAGTAACCGCTGTAATGATAGCTACCGTGAGCAATACCATTTTAATTTTTTTCATAAAATTGTTTTTGAGTTTAAAAATTATTGGACCTGTTGTACGGTGCTAAACTGGATGGAACAGGTTTAACCTCTCCAGTCCGGAAGTACTTGTCTCTGTGCAAAAAGCCTTTTACTTCCTGCATGGAATTATTTTTAGCAATTCGATCAACTCCGCATTTGCCGGACATAGCTATGCGAAGAAGTGATTGCACCAGTAAATTTTGTTAGGTAATGCTGTGGAGGGATGATTAGCCTTAATCCGTTGAAAAAATCAGATGCCATGGGGTGTTCGTGAAATGGTGGTTATAGAAAGCCTCCGTGAAAATGATCAGGAGGAAATGAATAGCGATGGTGTGGGCTGGCTGAATAATTTGGAAATGATCAGTAAGCCACAACTTGTGCACGCTCGTTATCATCGAACGACTTCTTCCTTAGCACCAGCGCAACAGCATTCAAAATCATGAAGAAGATATTGAACATCAGGTGCTGCGGCCAGGTGAATGAGCTGATGACTCCTCCACAGGTGCATGGCACCCTTGCCAGTGCATTCATAATGATCAGGATGATATAAACAGTGAAAATTGTCAGTAAACCGAGTGAAGACCACAATGCCAGCTTTCTCGTCTTTTCAAAAAGCAATCCCGCTGCAATCACCAGCTGTGCTCCGGGAATGAGGTAGACCAGGATCGGTTTGCTCCATTGAAAGATCGGCTGGTTGTATATATTCCCGTGGAAAAATTTATAAGCTAATAACTGTGTAAGACCAGTGTAGAGATATAACAATATCAATAATGCGATGATGCCTTCCAGTGCTA
This portion of the Pseudobacter ginsenosidimutans genome encodes:
- a CDS encoding DUF6520 family protein; translation: MKKIKMVLLTVAIITAVTGSFAAKKKFDCYNQQQYHQPTPGNYVMTGTWGINYYCAGGAPATCTYILNPFTQQFEPCRVGFYTPN
- a CDS encoding MauE/DoxX family redox-associated membrane protein; the encoded protein is MKKKLALEGIIALLILLYLYTGLTQLLAYKFFHGNIYNQPIFQWSKPILVYLIPGAQLVIAAGLLFEKTRKLALWSSLGLLTIFTVYIILIIMNALARVPCTCGGVISSFTWPQHLMFNIFFMILNAVALVLRKKSFDDNERAQVVAY